One Gossypium raimondii isolate GPD5lz chromosome 3, ASM2569854v1, whole genome shotgun sequence genomic window carries:
- the LOC105794735 gene encoding 60S ribosomal protein L5-like, producing the protein MILGLVYMYWIRVCSCISGDIVLATAYGHELPRYGLEAGLTNYAAAYCVGLLLARRTLKQLEMDAEYEGNVGVCICPGF; encoded by the exons ATGATACTCGGACTTGTGTATATGTATTGGATACGAGTATGTTCATGTATTTCTGGTGATATAGTTCTTGCAACAGCTTACGGACATGAGCTTCCTCGCTATGGACTTGAAGCTGGCCTTACAAATTATGCAGCAG CTTATTGTGTTGGACTCCTTTTGGCTCGCCGAACATTGAAGCAGCTGGAGATGGATGCTGAATACGAGGGTAATGTTGGGGTATGCATTTGCCCTGGTTTCTGA